Genomic window (Acidobacteriaceae bacterium):
GGGTTGCGCCGTCGACCACGCGACCGCGTCCTTTTCAGCGTCCGCGATCTTTGACTGGCGTAGCTGAGCGCGGATCAGAGCGGCATGGGTGCGGTCAGCTTCCGGGCCGGATTTACTCTCGCCAGCGTAGAGGGATTCGGCTTTGACGTAGTCGCCCCGAGCCATGGCGATGTCGCCCGCGGTCATGGGCGACGTGCGGACGTTGCAGGTGATCGCGCGCGCAGGCACGCTGCTGAGCAGGCAGAGCGTTGCCCAACAGAGTAGCGATCCCGCGCGAACCGAGATGCTTTCAGCTCGGCTCGCGCATCTGAGGCGGGATGAGGTTCCCGAACGGATCATGTTGGTCAGTTCGCTCCACCCGTGCTCGACGCCGTAGTCGTCGTTCCTGCAGCCGTGGATTTCAGCACCACGCTCTGCTGGTCGTTGGCTTCGAGCTGCGAATAGAACGTGCGCAGCTGAGTGTACTGGTCCGGAAGGATGTAGATTTCGCCGAAAACGTAATCGCGCCGCGTCGTGAAGTTGGTCGGAGCGGATTCGACCATCATGCCGTATCCGGCCAATTGCTTCAGCGCATATTTCGCAATCGACGGCGCCGCCTCAATCGAGAAGTTCGGCGGAAAGTTGATCCGAAGAGCATCGCGTGTTGATGACGGATACTTGAAATCCACGGCAACGTCACGCTTCTCATGCGGGAAGGTGGCCTTGTTGTTGACCTGGAACAGGTCGGCCGGCACAACCAGCCGCTTGCCCGTCCACGACCCGACAGTCCCCTGAACCGTATAGGTAACCTTGAGTGGATTCTCGTAGTCCGCAATGTTCGAGACACTCACGTCCTTCACCTCGAGCGTATGCGGAATCTTCTCTTCGATCGACGTTCGGAGCTCATGCTTCAGGCTCTCGTCGTCGCCGCTCAGCGCAGTATGACGCCAGCCCAGCGCCGTCACTCCCATATAGGTCATGTCGATCGTGCCGTTCACTTCGCCCGTCGCATCCATCTTCAGGTTGGCAACGCGCGTGATGACATTGTTCTTGTAGCCGTCGCCCTGAATCTCCACGAAGGCGGTCTCATTGCCTTTCTGCCGAAGGCCGGTAACAAAGCTATGCTGCCACGCCAGATGGCCATAGCCGCAGTAGCGTTCGCCCGGATCAAAGAACTCGTCCTTGCCGTCGACGTTGACAACAGCGATCACGTCATCGAACTGGTCCAGGCTAAGCCACTGGCTCATCAAGACGTGCTGGGAGCGATCCGGGACGAGCACTGCATCCGCATCCATGCCGGCTGCCCGCGCCATGCCGATGAAAAGTTCAGTCAGCTGCGTGGAATTACCCCGCGCGTGCTTGAACACATCGTCGGCATCCTTGACCTTGCCCAGCCCGTTAGCCTTGTCCTCACGGGCTTCATGTTGGCGGGTGTAGTCAGTGTTTTCGAGCTTCTGCACAGCGGCATAGATAGCGCGCAGCTTCTGGTCCTGCGTCGTCGCGCCCGCAATGATCTGCTGCGTGGCGGACTTCAGATCGGAGTTCGGGTTCGCGAACGAGTTAACCGCCTTGGACCAGTATTTTCCCTCGTTCTTCCAGTACTCTTCGCCGGTGCGAGCCGCAATGTAGTTGAAGTAAACGCGGTAGCTGTAGTTGCCAACCGGTGGCATGTATTCCTCATCCGGTTCCGGAGGAACGTCCTTGATCGTCAGCTCATACGACCTGAAAGGGAGGCCGCTGCTTACGCTGCCGCCAGGCAGGTCGTGCTTCACGATCTCCGCCCCTTTGGGAAGAATCGGGAACCAGCTGATCGTATGGATCAGGTCGCCGTGTGCATCTCCCATGTCTTCAGCGGTCGGATACCAGAGGAAGTGCGCGGACTTGACGTAGAGATCGCCCTGGATCAGCCAGATCGGCGGCTCATAACCGCGGTCGTTGATAAAAGTGCTGTAGCGGTACTCGATGATGCTGCCCACTGTGACATCCGGCAGCGTAAACACCTTCGCCTGGTACTTGAAGCCTTTGCCTTTCTCCATCACCTTCAGGTAAGGCTTGCCGGTGAAGGGAACGACCGTGCCGTCAGGGTGAATGGTGCGGCCCTGA
Coding sequences:
- a CDS encoding DUF3857 domain-containing protein; the encoded protein is MNTTAPQRITGKPRRIVSAFLLVTAFAPAALAQKFIQPTQEELSMTSLPGYPGVSAVILNKEEITTDDKHSAQHYARIKILSEDGKKYANVELPYVTTTEGENDNTVGNQKSLEAIQGRTIHPDGTVVPFTGKPYLKVMEKGKGFKYQAKVFTLPDVTVGSIIEYRYSTFINDRGYEPPIWLIQGDLYVKSAHFLWYPTAEDMGDAHGDLIHTISWFPILPKGAEIVKHDLPGGSVSSGLPFRSYELTIKDVPPEPDEEYMPPVGNYSYRVYFNYIAARTGEEYWKNEGKYWSKAVNSFANPNSDLKSATQQIIAGATTQDQKLRAIYAAVQKLENTDYTRQHEAREDKANGLGKVKDADDVFKHARGNSTQLTELFIGMARAAGMDADAVLVPDRSQHVLMSQWLSLDQFDDVIAVVNVDGKDEFFDPGERYCGYGHLAWQHSFVTGLRQKGNETAFVEIQGDGYKNNVITRVANLKMDATGEVNGTIDMTYMGVTALGWRHTALSGDDESLKHELRTSIEEKIPHTLEVKDVSVSNIADYENPLKVTYTVQGTVGSWTGKRLVVPADLFQVNNKATFPHEKRDVAVDFKYPSSTRDALRINFPPNFSIEAAPSIAKYALKQLAGYGMMVESAPTNFTTRRDYVFGEIYILPDQYTQLRTFYSQLEANDQQSVVLKSTAAGTTTTASSTGGAN